One genomic window of Euleptes europaea isolate rEulEur1 chromosome 10, rEulEur1.hap1, whole genome shotgun sequence includes the following:
- the COPS8 gene encoding COP9 signalosome complex subunit 8, whose amino-acid sequence MPVAVMAAGSSALAHRKLLEQCETQELEAPGGIATPPVYAQLLALYLLHNDMNNARYLWKRIPAAIKSANPELGAIWSVGQRIWQRDFPGIYTTIGAHQWSETIQPIMEALRDATRRRAFGLVSQAYTSISADDFAAFVGLPVEEAVKGVLEQGWQADSSTRMVMPKKPGPQEPAFNRFHPLSEPALVPPIPNEQQLARLTDYVAFLEN is encoded by the exons ATGCCGGTGGCCGTGATGGCGGCGGGGAGCAGCGCCCTCGCACACCGGAAGCTGCTGGAGCAGTGCGAGACGCAGGAGCTGGAG gctccaggaGGGATAGCAACGCCACCCGTCTATGCCCAGCTCCTGGCATTGTACCTTTTACATAATGACAT gaATAATGCACGATACCTCTGGAAAAGAATCCCTGCTGCTATTAAGTCT GCAAATCCGGAACTTGGCGCAATTTGGTCTGTAGGGCAGAGGATCTGGCAGAGAGACTTCCCTGGGATTTATACAACAATTGGTGCACATCAGTGGTCTGAGACGATTCAGCCAATCATGGAGGCATTGAGAG ACGCAACCAGGCGGCGAGCATTCGGACTGGTCTCTCAGGCCTACACTTCCATAAGCGCAGATGACTTCGCAGCCTTTGTCGGGCTTCCTGTGGAAGAAGCTGTGAAAG GCGTTCTTGAACAGGGATGGCAAGCGGACTCCTCGACTCGCATGGTTATGCCTAAGAAGCCAG GTCCTCAAGAGCCTGCGTTTAACAGATTTCACCCATTATCAG AGCCTGCCCTGGTGCCGCCCATCCCTAACGAACAGCAGTTGGCCCGGTTAACCGACTACGTGGCTTTCCTCGAAAACTGA